A segment of the Halanaerobiales bacterium genome:
AATCTTCCATAATAATAACCTCTTTTTTCTTTTTTTAGAACATAAAAATAATAAAATAATATGTAAACACACTTGTGAAAATCAAACTATCAAAACGATCAAGTATTCCTCCATGGCCAGGTATTAAATTACCAGTATCCTTAATATCCATGTCTCTTTTTATACTTGATTCAAATAAATCTCCAAATATTGCAAATATAGCACTTAAAATACCATAAATTATCCAGTGAAATGAAAATAAATTAATAGAAAATACAAAAATATTAATTATAATCAAATTTAATATAATACCACCAAGAGCTCCTTCAATAGTCTTATTTGGACTAATTTTACTGGCAAGAGGTTTTTTTCCAAAAAGTTTACCAGTAAAAAATGCTCCAATATCAGTTGTCCAGGTCGAAATCAATGCTAACCATATAGGAATTGTTTCATGAATGGTAGAAACATCAATATTTCTCAATAGAATAAAAAATGACATTCCTCCCCCAATATAGATAAGTCCAAGAATATTGATTCCTAAATTATAAATTATTTTATGATAGCTATTTTTAAGAATATGATAAACAATTAATATAGAAAAAATTAATGCAATAAAAAATCCAATGGATAAATTTAAATAATTGTTACTACTTAAATATGTAAATAAAACTATAACTAAATTTAAAATGATTAAAAATAATTTATTTTTTTTATAGTCTAATGGTAAAAGATTTGCAAACTCATTAGTAGCTAAAATACTTAATGTAGCTGCAAATATAAAGAAAGGGAAAGACCCCAAAAATATAAATAAAGCTATAATCAAAAAAATTATTAATGCGCTTATAACCCTTTTAAAAAGCATTATAATCACCATCTTCATTTAAAGAGCCAAATCTTCTATTTCTTTGATGAAATTCATTTATCGCTTCCTGTAAATTATCTTTTGAAAAATCAGGCCAGTAAACATCGGTAAAATATAGTTCAGCATAAGCTGA
Coding sequences within it:
- a CDS encoding phosphatidate cytidylyltransferase, with amino-acid sequence MLFKRVISALIIFLIIALFIFLGSFPFFIFAATLSILATNEFANLLPLDYKKNKLFLIILNLVIVLFTYLSSNNYLNLSIGFFIALIFSILIVYHILKNSYHKIIYNLGINILGLIYIGGGMSFFILLRNIDVSTIHETIPIWLALISTWTTDIGAFFTGKLFGKKPLASKISPNKTIEGALGGIILNLIIINIFVFSINLFSFHWIIYGILSAIFAIFGDLFESSIKRDMDIKDTGNLIPGHGGILDRFDSLIFTSVFTYYFIIFMF